Genomic segment of Pseudomonas iranensis:
TGACTCTGGTGGTATTTCCGCGCGGAACAGCCATCAACTACTGGTGGCTTCCGGCTTGGCGACAGCGTTTCAGTCGCGATGCCCCGAGCGTGCTCGACGCAAATATGATCAACGATGTTCTTTCGGGACGCTATTGGTTCGATTATCCAGGCGCAGGCTTCTGATTCTGTAAGCATGACATCCAATCCCAGCACCGCCCGCGAACTCATCCCGGGCGGTGCTTAGCCATGTCTTGCGCAATCTCAAGCGCACGGGCACACTCTGCGCACTTTCGTTATAAGATTACATAACAAACTTTTCATTTTTCTCGGAGTCCGTCATGCGTCGTTTGCTGCTCGCTTTGCCGTTTGCCCTGTTGCCGCTGGCCGCTGCCCATGCGGTTGATGAGCACGATCATGATCATGAGCACGGCAGCCTCGGCGCCCACGAACATGGCGTGGGCCGGCTGAACGCCGCGCTGGATGGTCAGACCCTGGAGCTGGAGCTGGAAAGCCCGGCGATGAATCTGGTGGGTTTTGAACACGCCGCGACATCGGATGCCGACAAGGCCAAAGTCGCTGCCGCTCGTGCGCAGCTGGAAAAACCATTGGCCCTGTTCAGCCTGCCCGCTGCGGCCGGCTGCAAGGTGGTCAGCCAGGAACTGGAAAGCCCGCTGTTCGGCGACAAGCCGGACGCCGATGATCACGACGAAGATGAAGCGGACAAGGACGGTCACGAGCATCACCACGACCACAGCGAAATCCATGCGCATTACCAGTTCAGCTGCGCCACACCGGGGGCACTGAACACGCTGAACCTGACGAACATCTTCAAGACCTTCCCGGCGACGCAGAAGATTCAGGTACAACTGATCAGCGCGACCGGCCAGCAAGGTACCGAAGTGACGGCGAAATCGGCTGCGCTGAAATTCTAGAATCCACCGAAATCCCCTGTGGGAGCGAGCCTGCTCGCGAAGGCGGCGTGTCATCTGACATGTGGGTGTCTGACCCAGCACTT
This window contains:
- a CDS encoding DUF2796 domain-containing protein, which gives rise to MRRLLLALPFALLPLAAAHAVDEHDHDHEHGSLGAHEHGVGRLNAALDGQTLELELESPAMNLVGFEHAATSDADKAKVAAARAQLEKPLALFSLPAAAGCKVVSQELESPLFGDKPDADDHDEDEADKDGHEHHHDHSEIHAHYQFSCATPGALNTLNLTNIFKTFPATQKIQVQLISATGQQGTEVTAKSAALKF